The following nucleotide sequence is from Calditrichota bacterium.
ATTAGTAATCTGTCCTTTTTTCCCATAAGTGATTTTTCGAAATGATGAGTAATAATAAACCTATATTTTTAAATATACATTTAACATAACGATTATTGATTTAAAAATCAATAAGAAATTTTTATTGATGAAAATAATACCTGAAATTAAAAATATGGTCTGCCTTTGTGAAATTCCAAACTACAAGCCATGAATGCACCAAGAGCGCTTCGGTCCGCGGCGTGATTTCCAACAAACCCCTATTTTGTTATTCTAATGGCAAAAACATGACTTTCAGGTGTAGCCCATCGCAAAGACGGACCACACCTTCTGAAATTAAAAACAAATTTCCTCAAAGAAAACTGGTTTCTTCTCCCCCAAACAAAACTTTTCCCCTCATTCATCAGTCTAATAATTAGATTTTGAATCGATTCCAAACGGAGAACACATGACAGAGCGGGATTTGATCGAACAACTCATCGCCGGAAATCGCGACCGTTTCAATATCATGGTTGACCAATGGGAAAAACCAATTTTCAATTTTGCTTTGCGCTATCTCGGCGACGACGAGTTAGCGCGCGATGTCGTTCAGAAAACATTTATTCGCGTTTTCAAAAACATCGGCAAATTGAAAGAAGCGGAACGATTTTCTTCATGGCTGTACCAGATTGCGACTAATTTGTGCAAAGACGAAATAAAAAAAAGAGCACGGAGGGAATTTCTCTCCATCGATCGCATTCAGGAAAATTCAGAAAACGGACATCTCATGCCGGAAGAATTAATTGACCGGGGAAACAATCACCCGGATGCTGCGCTCAATCAAAAACAAATCGGCAGCATTCTGCAAAAAGCGCTCAATCAACTCCCCGAAGAGCAGCGAATTGTAATCATCATGAAAGAATATCAGGGGCTGAAATTTCGCGAGATCGCCGAGGCGCTGGGCGAACCGCTAAACACGGTAAAATCGCGGATGTATTACGGACTAAATGCGTTGAAAAAAATTTTTGAAAAATCGAACATTACCGAGGAGGTGCTGAGTTATGAAGTGTGAGGAAGTGCGTCCTTTGCTCATAGACTTGCTTTACGATGAAATTTCAGACGAAAACAAAAGAAGAGTGCGCTCCCATCTGGAAACCTGTCAGGAATGCCGCGAAGAATTTGCTTCCCTGAAATCCACATCAAATATTTTGCAGAAGTGGGAAGATGTAGACCCGGAATTTAAATTGGTTCTGGTGAATGAGTCAGTCACCTGGATAGAGCGGGCGAAACAATTTTTCGGCAAAATCTTGCCCGGACCGGCAATCGCGGCGCGTCGTTTCGGCTACGGATTAGCAGCGGCCTTTTTGCTGCTGGCAATCGCAAATACGGAAATTTCCTACCAGCAGGGTAATTTTCACATGCGGCTGTCGCTTTTTTCAGGGACAAAACAAAGCGAACCGGCGGCGCTCACGACGGCGCAGACAGAAGCGTTGATCAAAAAAATGCGACAGGAAAATTACTATTTGACGCAATCGCTTATTTCGCAAAGTGAAGCCAGATTGCGCAACGACTGGGCAACGTCGCTAACGCAGCTCAACAAAACTTACGAACAGCAGCGTTTGAAAGACCTGCAATTGGTCGGCAGCGGTCTGGTTAATTTGCAGCGCAATACATATCAGAAAATCAAACGCACCGACAGTTCGATCAACGAGTTGCTGCGCTACATTTCTGCGCCGCAAAAATAAATTGTCAGGCTTTTTTGCTCGAATGATTTTAGTTCAACAAAATACGAGGTAAACGATGAATAAAAAGTTACTCATTTTTTTCTTCGCGGCAATGATGCTATTAAATGGTGTCAATCTGGCTCAGGCGCAAAACGCGAAAATAGAAAAAAAATTAAAAGACGACGTCGAAATCATGGAAACTGTTCTCGACAAAATGTTTGCATCAGAAACAAGTTTTTTCACATCATTTGCTTCAAACAGCCGCGGATTTTATTTGAAAGATTACGGCGTAATTTTCCATGTCCGCCATTCGTTGCCCATAAATGAAATGCAATTCTTCATGATGAAAAATCTGCGGCAGCAGGTACAAGCCTATACCGTGAAAGAAAAAAACGAACAGAGAAAAGACAGCGAGACCGATTTTGCAGAACAAATTGAAGAAATCAAACAGCGAGTTGTAAATTTTCTTGGTAATTACGCGTCGAATCTGCGCGATTTGAAAGCGAATGAAAGGGTTGCAGTAGTTGTTGACATTGGCAGTTCCGTGCCGGGGATGACAATTATCAGCAGAAATCTACCGCAGCAAATTGTAGCATCCGCACCGGTCAAAGACTTGCGAGCTTATCGCCAGGAGAAAATTTCCGAGGCAGCATTCCGAAAAAAAATTCAATTCGACGAAATAAAAATGCCGGCAGAGGATATTTCCATCTTCACCAACGTCGTCCGTACGGCAATGGAACACGCCGGCAGACAGGGAGCATTCAACATTTCCAGCGAAGTGCAGGGGATTCGTTTTCCCGGCTACGGTGTGCTTTTTCTCACCAGTGTCGATTTTTCCAATCCCTATCAGGAAACGATACAACTGCAAAAGTTACTGGAACAGCAATCCGGAAATTTAAATGTCACCATTAAGCAAAGCAAAACTCCGGATTACCAGAAACAGGTCGATGCCATGCAGCAAAAATTGATTGATTTGCTCTCCAATTATGGCCACACGCTGCGCAACCTGCAGCCGAATGATTGGGTCGAGTTCGCTATTAATTTCCGCGGCGGATTCAGCGAACCAGGCTTCTCCCGCGGCATCATCAAAGTCCGCAAAAAAACCATCGACGACTTCAATCGCAATAAGATTACTTTCAAGCAATTTAAGAAACAGGTAGCAGTGGTTTATTATTGAGAGGAAACAAATTCAATAACTAACCAAATAACAAAATTCACATTGCAAGCCCAAAAACCATCGCCCGAGGCGGTGGTTTTTTTTATTCGCTTTTAAGCTGGGCTATAAAAAATGTGAGCAGAACTTCAAATTATTGCTCCCACAACTGCCTGGCTTATCTTTTAAGCTTTAATCATTTTTTACTTGACTTTTCCGTAATATTTTTTTATAATAAAAAAAAAGAGAGTGATTTGCTTTGTAGGCTTCTCAATCGAAAAAACATTCTGCTTATTAGATGAGGCAAGTGCGAGACGATCGAAAATCTCACATGCTTTCTCCGCAACCTTTCGGCGCCGCTTTTGGATGAGAATATTTATGGCAAAAATCGGGATAATTTTGTAGCCATTTAATATACGATGGACAATCTTTCTTTTTCAAAAAAGGTACGTACAGATTTTGAATTTTGGTAGGTATTTTTTCTATGACACAAAAACCATAATCTTTCTATATAACATTCAAATTATAATAAAAGGCAGATATGCATAACTACATAAAGACATAAAACCATTTAGTTAAAAGTAACGATTTTTCTTGACCTTATCATTTTTTATTCTATATTAAAATGGTAGGTTATACGGATATGTATAATAACTGGTTAGGCCTGAAGGGAAAAATATTGACACCTGATCAAATAATCGCAGAGTTTGATAGATACGAGTCAGAGCTTTCTCGCATCTATGAAAGTTTTAATCATACTCGTGAAGGTATTCATATTGGCAAGGGAGATGACCCCTTGTATAGACAGTACGTACGTGAACTTATAGACCTTTATAACGACACGCTCGGTTCAAATACTTATTCTGCACAAATAGCCCATGAGTTTAATAACGGCTTCGG
It contains:
- a CDS encoding sigma-70 family RNA polymerase sigma factor, with amino-acid sequence MTERDLIEQLIAGNRDRFNIMVDQWEKPIFNFALRYLGDDELARDVVQKTFIRVFKNIGKLKEAERFSSWLYQIATNLCKDEIKKRARREFLSIDRIQENSENGHLMPEELIDRGNNHPDAALNQKQIGSILQKALNQLPEEQRIVIIMKEYQGLKFREIAEALGEPLNTVKSRMYYGLNALKKIFEKSNITEEVLSYEV